One window of the Colletotrichum destructivum chromosome 4, complete sequence genome contains the following:
- a CDS encoding Putative actin-depolymerizing factor domain, ADF-H/Gelsolin-like domain superfamily, translated as MSGLDAPEIAAAYDAVRSDKDDTNWLLISYASAVGNKLSLTKTGTGGLSELASELDDSQVQYAYVRVEYANDAESTRVKFAFVIWIGENTKIMRKARVSIESGEVKRVLPHHSITVNASDKGDLDEDDIVKRLRKAGGADYNGGRG; from the coding sequence ATGTCCGGCCTCGACGCGcccgagatcgccgccgcctacgaCGCCGTCCGCTCCGACAAGGATGACACCAACTGGCTCCTCATCTCGTACGCCAGCGCCGTCGGCAACAAGCTGAGCCTCACCAAGACGGGCACCGGCGGCCTGTCCGAGCTGGCCTCGGAGCTCGACGACTCCCAGGTCCAGTACGCCTACGTGCGCGTCGAGtacgccaacgacgccgagaGCACCCGCGTCAAGTTCGCCTTCGTCATCTGGATCGGCGAGAACACAAAGATCATGCGCAAGGCCCGCGTCAGCAtcgagagcggcgaggtCAAGAGGGTCCTGCCCCACCATAGCATCACCGTCAACGCGAGCGACAAGGgcgacctggacgaggacgacatcgtTAAGCGATTAcgcaaggccggcggcgccgactaCAACGGCGGCCGCGGTTAG